One Plectropomus leopardus isolate mb chromosome 1, YSFRI_Pleo_2.0, whole genome shotgun sequence DNA segment encodes these proteins:
- the LOC121942431 gene encoding low affinity immunoglobulin epsilon Fc receptor-like, giving the protein MIDLEEIPVSLSSGGEDPGKEPAESVTEVEDEIGKREAQNNCVTRLRSSLQVVLIVILGVLLCGVAGALIAQLNKQQSLTAELQHMAHNTKKLQMKITELQQLLNSTHQNFTPLGSECGQLKLLVNTTRYNLTLLSAENTQLGLLLKNISQEKSQLQVLNKELNTALNSTSEYCDLVEDENRKLNLLLNESLDIITMVSAESKQLRLHLNKEQQTSKQLEAENKHQRSILLSDRLSFLWRFCDKDTLQCSRCLPGWVEHASRCFFLSQETEKWEKARKICLDLGGDLAVVLNAKDQAFLTNMTFQFKQQHPEVLFHSAWIGLQDMVKEGTHIWVNGNRIHRNVIYWKPMEPNNAMASWDTSQAGQDCVAIVPPSKIGEKNWLKSWDDIVCGGKRHFLCETMALNLT; this is encoded by the exons ATGATTGACTTGGAGGAGATTCCAGTTTCCCTGAG TTCTGGTGGTGAGGATCCTGGTAAGGAGCCAGCAGAATCAGTCACGGAAGTTGAAGATGAAATAGGCAAAagagaggcacaaaacaacTGTGTGACGAGACTGCGATCTAGTCTTCAAGTTGTTTTGATTGTTATTTTGGGAGTACTTCTTTGTGGTGTAGCCGGTGCCCTCATTGCTCAACTGAACAAACAGCAAAGTCTGACAGCAGAATTACAGCATATGGCACACAACACCAAGAAGCTGCAAATGAAAATCACTGAGCTGCAGCAACTTCTTAACTCCACTCATCAGAACTTCACCCCTCTGGGAAGTGAGTGTGGCCAACTGAAGCTGCTTGTAAACACAACACGGTACAACCTCACCTTGTTgtctgctgaaaacacacagctggGTCTGCTCTTGAAAAACATATCGCAAGAAAAATCCCAGTTACAA GTGTTGAACAAAGAACTTAACACAGCTCTAAATTCAACCTCTGAGTACTGTGACCTTGTGGAAGATGAGAACAGAAAACTTAACCTCCTTCTGAATGAATCGTTGGACATCATCACCATGGTCTCTGCAGAAAGCAAACAGTTGCGCCTGCACTTAAACAAGGAGCAACAAACCTCCAAGCAGTTggaagcagaaaacaaacaccagcGGTCAATCCTGCTCTCTGACAGACTGTCCTTCCTCTGGAGATTCTGCGACAAGGACACGCTGCAGTGTTCCCGCTGCCTTCCTGGCTGGGTTGAGCATGCTTCACGTTGCTTCTTCCTGTCCCAGGAAACAGAGAAGTGGGAAAAAGCTCGCAAGATATGTCTTGACTTGGGAGGTGaccttgctgttgttttgaatgCCAAAGACCAGGCATTCTTGACTAACATGACTTTTCAGTTTAAACAGCAGCACCCGGAGGTATTATTCCATTCAGCGTGGATTGGGTTGCAGGACATGGTGAAGGAGGGTACCCACATCTGGGTCAATGGCAACAGAATCCACAGAAATGTCATTTACTGGAAGCCCATGGAGCCAAACAACGCCATGGCCTCCTGGGACACAAGCCAGGCAGGACAGGACTGTGTTGCCATTGTCCCGCCATCAAAAATTGGAGAGAAGAACTGGTTAAAGTCCTGGGATGACATTGTCTGTGGTGGCAAGAGGCACTTTTTGTGTGAGACCATGGCTCTAAATTTGACATGA